One genomic window of Sardina pilchardus chromosome 15, fSarPil1.1, whole genome shotgun sequence includes the following:
- the slco2a1 gene encoding solute carrier organic anion transporter family member 2A1 — protein sequence MEIYAKDVKKPKASIFCNIKLFVLCHGLLQLTQLLYSSYFKSTITTIERRFGLNSYSSGTISSLHEVSNTVLIVFVSYLGSRVHRPRFIGFGSLLMSVSALILALPHFLSQPYEYDTVMHADRRDLCVPRLNSSSVDTCGQDDAKRLVDTSSLWLLMATAQLLFGIGSVPIQPFGISYIDDFAGPGNSPLYIAILFAVSVFGPAIGYLLGSVMLRIYVDVDRVNAGAQELTPADPRWVGAWWMGLLVSSAGLALASIPYFFFPRSMPRENGLVDDDIMADDSKRPDGSMLAFLKMFPRLFVRLLLSPLFLLLVLTQCCFSAVVAGLATFLNKFLERQYSTSPSYGNLLIGAVNLPSMAVGMLLGGVIMKRTGLSLRVIPRFSVAMLVISVLLCVPLFFMGCPTQSVSGIYPRPLPSQPVSTCYSDCSCAPSAFNPVCGSNNVEYISPCHAGCSNYTKDPTNSYRVKAYTNCSCVNGIENSARPGSCGNSCRHLLSPVMFLISLAALVASLTHNPIYMMVLRTVPQGEKSFAIGVQFLLMRVLAWLPAPALFGMTIDSTCIWYRKFCGKKLACGYYDNNFLRNRYLGLQVGFKVMGIALLAIIGWKVQRTREYTLEKCPEGPL from the exons CAGCTACTCCTCCGGCACCATCTCCTCTCTGCACGAG GTGAGCAACACAGTGctgattgtgtttgtgagttacCTGGGGAGCCGAGTGCACCGCCCGCGCTTCATCGGATTTGGCAGCCTTCTGATGTCTGTCAGCGCATTGATTCTAGCCTTACCTCATTTCCTGTCTCAACCTTACGAGTACGACACTGTAATGCATG CGGACCGTCGGGACTTGTGTGTGCCCCGTCTCAACTCCTCCAGTGTCGACACGTGTGGGCAGGACGATGCCAAGCGCCTGGTGGACACCAGCAGCCTGTGGCTGCTCATGGCCACTGCCCAGCTGCTCTTTGGCATCGGCTCCGTGCCCATCCAGCCCTTTGGCATCTCCTACATCGACGACTTTGCGGGCCCGGGCAACTCTCCGCTCTATATCG CCATTCTctttgctgtgtctgtgtttgggccTGCCATTGGATACCTTCTTGGCTCAGTTATGCTGAGGATCTATGTAGATGTTGACAGAGTGAATgcag GCGCGCAGGAGTTGACCCCTGCTGACCCCCGCTGGGTGGGGGCCTGGTGGATGGGCCTCCTGGTGTCCTCGGCCGGCCTGGCCCTGGCCTCCATCCCCTACTTCTTCTTCCCACGCAGCATGCCCCGCGAGAAC GGGCTAGTGGACGACGACATCATGGCCGATGACTCCAAGCGGCCGGACGGCTCCATGCTGGCATTCCTGAAAA TGTTCCCGCGGCTGTTTGTGCGCCTGCTGCTGAGCCCTCTGttcctgctgctggtgctgaccCAGTGCTGCTTCTCGGCGGTGGTGGCCGGCCTGGCCACCTTCCTCAACAAGTTCCTGGAGCGCCAGTACAGCACCTCCCCCTCCTACGGCAACCTGCTCATAG GTGCGGTGAACCTGCCATCGATGGCCGTGGGGATGCTGCTGGGCGGTGTGATCATGAAGCGCACGGGGCTGTCGCTGCGGGTCATCCCGCGCTTCTCCGTGGCCATGCTGGTCATCTCCGTCCTGCTCTGCGTGCCGCTCTTCTTCATGGGCTGCCCCACCCAGAGCGTCTCAGGGATCTACCCCAGGCCCCTGCCCAGCCA GCCAGTGTCCACGTGCTACTCCGACTGCTCCTGTGCCCCCAGTGCCTTTAACCCTGTGTGTGGATCCAACAATGTGGAGTACATCTCCCCCTGCCATGCCGGCTGCAGCAACTACACCAAAGACCCCACAAACTCCTACAGAGTCAAG GCCTACACCAACTGCAGCTGTGTTAATGGCATTGAGAACTCTGCTCGCCCTGGTTCCTGTGGCAACAGCTGTCGCCATCTCCTGTCCCCGGTCATGTTCCTCATCTCCCTGGCAGCCCTGGTCGCTAGCCTCACTCACAACCCCATCTACATGATGGTGCTCAG gaCGGTACCTCAGGGGGAGAAGTCCTTTGCCATCGGTGTGCAGTTCCTTCTCATGCGGGTTTTGG CCTGGTTGCCGGCCCCTGCCCTGTTTGGGATGACCATTGACTCTACCTGCATCTGGTATAGGAAGTTCTGTGGGAAGAAGCTGGCCTGTGGTTACTATGACAACAACTTCCTTAGGAacag ATATCTGGGACTTCAAGTCGGCTTCAAAGTTATGGGCATTGCCTTGCTGGCAATCATCGGCTGGAAGGTGCAGCGCACCAGAGAGTACACCCTGGAGAAGTGTCCGGAGGGACCCCTGTGA